A genomic region of Synechococcus sp. NOUM97013 contains the following coding sequences:
- the rplK gene encoding 50S ribosomal protein L11, which produces MAKKVVAVIKLALQAGKANPAPPVGPALGQHGVNIMAFCKEYNARTQDKAGFVIPVEISVFEDRSFTFITKTPPASVLITKAAGIAKGSGESAKGSVGSINRSQLEEIAKTKLPDLNCTSVESAMRIIEGTARNMGVAISD; this is translated from the coding sequence ATGGCCAAGAAAGTCGTAGCTGTGATCAAGCTGGCCCTTCAGGCCGGCAAAGCCAACCCTGCACCGCCCGTGGGCCCTGCCCTCGGTCAGCACGGGGTCAACATCATGGCGTTCTGCAAGGAGTACAACGCTCGCACCCAGGACAAGGCCGGGTTCGTGATCCCGGTGGAGATCTCGGTCTTCGAAGACCGCAGCTTCACCTTCATCACCAAGACGCCTCCCGCGTCGGTGCTGATCACCAAGGCAGCCGGTATCGCTAAGGGTTCCGGTGAGTCCGCCAAGGGAAGCGTCGGCTCCATCAACCGCTCCCAACTCGAGGAGATCGCCAAGACCAAGCTGCCCGATCTCAACTGCACCAGCGTTGAGTCGGCCATGCGCATCATCGAAGGCACCGCCCGCAACATGGGCGTCGCCATCAGCGACTGA
- the nusG gene encoding transcription termination/antitermination protein NusG, which translates to MSDLDQSQPETSEVLDLPAPNDGEEGTLETPAVRTGVARWYAIQVASSCEKKVKATLEQRAVTLGVSNRILEIEIPETPAVKVKKDGSRQSTEEKVFPGYVLVRMVLDEDTMMAVRSTPNVINFVGAEDRRATGKARGHIKPRPLSRQEVDRIFKRAAEKKTVVKVDLTEGDQILVTAGPFKDFQGEVIEVSGERSKLKALLSIFGRETPVELEFSQVSKQN; encoded by the coding sequence GTGTCTGATCTCGATCAAAGCCAGCCGGAGACCAGCGAGGTGCTGGATCTGCCTGCGCCGAACGACGGCGAGGAAGGCACGCTTGAGACGCCTGCAGTGCGCACCGGTGTCGCCCGTTGGTATGCCATCCAGGTGGCATCCAGTTGCGAAAAGAAGGTGAAGGCCACGTTGGAGCAGCGGGCCGTGACCCTGGGTGTGAGCAATCGCATCCTGGAGATCGAGATTCCAGAGACGCCCGCCGTCAAGGTCAAGAAGGACGGCAGCCGCCAATCCACGGAAGAGAAGGTGTTTCCTGGCTATGTGCTGGTGCGCATGGTGCTCGATGAGGACACGATGATGGCGGTGCGCAGCACGCCGAACGTCATCAACTTCGTCGGTGCGGAGGATCGCCGCGCCACGGGTAAAGCTCGGGGCCACATCAAACCCCGTCCGCTCAGCCGCCAGGAAGTTGACCGCATCTTCAAGCGCGCCGCCGAGAAGAAGACTGTCGTCAAGGTGGATCTCACTGAGGGCGATCAGATCCTTGTGACGGCCGGACCCTTCAAGGACTTCCAGGGTGAAGTGATCGAGGTGTCGGGTGAGCGCAGCAAGCTCAAGGCATTGCTGTCGATCTTTGGCCGTGAGACCCCAGTCGAACTCGAGTTTTCGCAGGTGAGCAAGCAGAACTAG
- a CDS encoding DUF3747 domain-containing protein has protein sequence MGRTYFRRAALGAAALGLTVAAGSLPGWTRALFDSRPLQQERFAILAQPVGQDRWKLLVLEQIKARPLCWEERRDGLMNPSLNTFDFTGICSRYLDSNGYSLRTSGADADRRFRLRLNQSRNGLSLQAMDPDRGSAITVARASNVRRDKNAFVKLTLEPGWSLERRVYQGRTLSHVYFANAQPIQTLIAANQASGRRATGFTASLPPMPSRPSQSNLGMQRGPIRLQVIPYRP, from the coding sequence ATGGGCCGAACCTACTTCCGCAGAGCTGCGCTGGGTGCTGCGGCGCTGGGATTGACGGTGGCGGCCGGCAGCCTCCCCGGCTGGACACGTGCCCTCTTCGACAGCCGCCCTCTTCAACAGGAACGCTTCGCGATCTTGGCCCAACCGGTGGGCCAGGATCGCTGGAAACTGCTGGTGCTGGAGCAGATCAAGGCGCGCCCTCTCTGCTGGGAGGAGCGCCGCGATGGCTTGATGAATCCTTCGCTGAATACTTTCGATTTCACCGGAATCTGCAGCCGGTATCTCGACAGCAATGGCTACTCGCTGCGCACGTCAGGAGCGGACGCCGATCGACGTTTCCGCCTGCGCCTCAACCAAAGCCGCAATGGCCTCAGCCTCCAGGCCATGGATCCCGACCGAGGCAGTGCCATCACCGTGGCCCGGGCCAGCAATGTTCGACGCGACAAAAATGCCTTTGTGAAGCTGACACTGGAGCCCGGCTGGTCGCTTGAGCGTCGGGTGTACCAAGGGCGGACTCTCAGTCACGTCTACTTCGCCAATGCCCAGCCGATCCAGACGTTGATAGCCGCCAATCAGGCCTCAGGACGCCGGGCGACAGGCTTCACCGCCAGTCTTCCTCCAATGCCGTCGCGACCTTCACAATCCAACCTGGGAATGCAACGGGGGCCCATCCGCCTGCAGGTCATTCCCTATCGGCCCTAA
- the rplL gene encoding 50S ribosomal protein L7/L12 has protein sequence MSAKTDEILESLKSLSLLEASELVKQIEEAFGVSAAASAGVVMAAPGAAGAGGGEAAEEKTEFDVVLESFEASAKIKVLKAVREATGLGLGDAKAMVEAAPKTIKEGASKDDAEALKKAIEEAGGKVTLK, from the coding sequence ATGTCTGCAAAAACCGACGAAATTCTCGAATCGCTGAAGTCTCTTTCTCTGCTTGAAGCTTCCGAGCTTGTTAAGCAGATCGAAGAGGCCTTCGGTGTGTCTGCTGCCGCTTCCGCTGGTGTGGTGATGGCTGCTCCTGGCGCTGCTGGTGCCGGTGGTGGTGAAGCCGCTGAAGAGAAGACCGAATTTGATGTTGTGCTGGAAAGCTTCGAAGCTTCCGCCAAGATCAAGGTCCTCAAAGCCGTGCGCGAAGCCACCGGTCTGGGCCTGGGCGATGCCAAGGCCATGGTCGAGGCTGCACCCAAGACCATCAAAGAAGGTGCGTCCAAGGACGACGCCGAGGCCCTCAAAAAGGCCATCGAAGAGGCAGGCGGCAAGGTCACCCTCAAGTGA
- the rplA gene encoding 50S ribosomal protein L1, which produces MPKLSKRLASLVTKVEERAYEPLEAIQLVKDNANAKFDETMEAHVRLGIDPKYTDQQLRTTVALPHGTGQTVRIAVVTRGEKVAEAKAAGAELAGDEDLVEAISKGEMNFDLLIATPDMMPKVAKLGRVLGPRGLMPNPKAGTVTTDLASAINEFKAGKLEFRADRTGIVHVRFGKASFDAAKLLDNLKTLQETIDRNKPSGAKGRYWKSLYVTSTMGPSVEVDFAALQDINQDG; this is translated from the coding sequence ATGCCAAAACTTTCAAAACGCCTGGCCAGCCTCGTCACCAAGGTTGAAGAGCGCGCCTATGAGCCGCTCGAAGCCATTCAGCTGGTGAAGGACAACGCCAACGCCAAGTTCGACGAAACCATGGAGGCGCACGTGCGCCTGGGGATCGACCCCAAATACACCGACCAGCAGCTGCGCACGACTGTGGCGCTGCCCCATGGCACCGGTCAGACCGTTCGCATCGCTGTGGTCACCCGCGGTGAAAAAGTGGCTGAGGCCAAAGCCGCTGGTGCCGAGCTCGCCGGCGATGAAGATCTGGTTGAGGCCATCAGCAAAGGCGAAATGAATTTCGACCTGCTGATCGCCACCCCGGACATGATGCCCAAGGTGGCCAAGCTGGGCCGGGTGCTTGGTCCTCGTGGTCTGATGCCGAATCCCAAGGCCGGCACCGTCACCACCGATCTGGCTTCCGCCATCAACGAATTCAAGGCCGGAAAACTGGAATTCCGTGCGGACCGCACCGGCATCGTCCACGTGCGTTTCGGCAAGGCCAGCTTCGACGCTGCCAAGTTGCTCGACAATCTGAAGACCCTTCAAGAAACGATCGATCGCAACAAGCCCAGTGGTGCCAAAGGTCGTTACTGGAAGAGCCTGTACGTGACCTCCACCATGGGCCCTTCGGTCGAGGTTGATTTCGCTGCTCTGCAGGACATCAATCAGGACGGCTGA
- a CDS encoding ribonuclease H — protein sequence MAKADGRGRVVAAATDGACSGNPGPGGWGALIRFEDGSVEEFGGADSATTNNRMELQAALAMLERLAELPRHPDLVLRTDSKYLIDGLGSWMAGWKRKGWKTAAGKPVLNQDLWQALDQARLADVPLRYVKGHSGDPDNDRVDQIAVAYSKGTAPRLKQGSRSRPTKAVDRPSVDLPPADAPAPAALQQLLTRLELADRLAEGGFALSAVELAQLVEQPLTRLAERQDIWRWRDWLVEPTDGDRWRLRRAEAGSTQSRNADG from the coding sequence ATGGCTAAGGCCGATGGCAGAGGTCGTGTCGTGGCTGCCGCCACCGACGGAGCATGCAGCGGCAACCCAGGTCCAGGAGGCTGGGGCGCCTTGATTCGCTTTGAAGACGGCAGTGTGGAAGAGTTCGGCGGCGCCGACTCGGCCACGACCAACAACCGCATGGAGCTCCAGGCGGCCCTGGCGATGTTGGAGCGATTGGCGGAGCTTCCCCGTCACCCCGATCTGGTGCTGCGCACCGACAGCAAATATCTGATTGATGGCCTCGGTTCCTGGATGGCTGGGTGGAAGCGCAAGGGATGGAAAACGGCCGCTGGCAAACCGGTGCTCAACCAGGATCTCTGGCAGGCTCTCGATCAGGCGCGCCTCGCAGACGTGCCGCTGCGTTACGTGAAAGGCCATAGCGGTGATCCCGATAACGATCGTGTGGATCAGATCGCCGTCGCCTACTCCAAGGGCACCGCGCCGCGCCTGAAGCAGGGGAGTCGATCCAGGCCAACCAAGGCTGTTGATCGGCCTTCTGTTGATCTGCCCCCTGCCGATGCGCCGGCTCCAGCAGCGTTGCAGCAGTTGCTGACGCGTCTGGAATTGGCCGATCGTCTTGCGGAGGGTGGCTTTGCCCTGTCGGCCGTGGAGCTGGCCCAGCTGGTGGAGCAACCACTTACGCGTCTGGCGGAGCGTCAGGACATCTGGCGCTGGCGCGACTGGCTGGTGGAGCCAACGGATGGCGATCGCTGGCGGTTGCGCCGTGCCGAGGCAGGATCAACACAGTCGAGGAATGCCGATGGCTGA
- the secE gene encoding preprotein translocase subunit SecE codes for MTSPTSEDTAAATPPPSSGPEQPGKKGGFLQATFEELKLVVWPSRQQLFSESIAVILMVSLSAAAIAALSRFYGWAASQVFR; via the coding sequence GTGACCAGCCCTACTTCCGAGGACACCGCAGCAGCGACGCCGCCGCCTTCATCCGGCCCTGAACAGCCTGGGAAAAAGGGTGGATTCCTGCAGGCCACCTTCGAGGAATTGAAACTTGTCGTTTGGCCCAGCCGGCAGCAGCTGTTCAGTGAATCGATTGCGGTGATCCTGATGGTCAGCCTCTCCGCTGCCGCCATCGCAGCTCTCAGCCGTTTCTACGGCTGGGCAGCATCTCAGGTCTTCCGTTGA
- a CDS encoding PilN domain-containing protein — protein MSANPEQQFLPNLLRERRRELGLPAELPPWRSSRFLLLRGSLVGAAGLLIALASLVLLHWTESRQKRQLQALEPVEQQLQALEARLSAGRRRADALRKDNLKIAETLVAVPSGSPLLEQLRRVTPEGIQLEDVSVQGARIQVSGTVAAGGAPGPLERINALVLTLGALPISRPGGVDVVKVTRDDEQPSVSFSLDWALDAQRSPSIQQLQQLGASGLVQRYRLLERQGVAP, from the coding sequence ATGAGCGCCAATCCTGAGCAGCAGTTCCTGCCCAATCTGTTGCGGGAGCGTCGCCGGGAGCTGGGTTTGCCCGCTGAGCTTCCGCCATGGCGTTCCAGCCGTTTCCTGCTGCTGCGCGGCTCGCTGGTGGGCGCGGCAGGGCTGCTGATTGCGCTGGCTTCGCTTGTGTTGCTCCATTGGACTGAATCACGCCAGAAGCGGCAGTTGCAGGCCCTGGAGCCTGTGGAGCAGCAGCTGCAAGCGCTGGAGGCGCGTCTCAGCGCGGGCCGGCGTCGCGCGGATGCGCTTCGCAAAGACAACCTCAAGATTGCCGAGACCTTGGTGGCTGTTCCTTCCGGGTCGCCTCTGCTGGAGCAACTGCGCCGGGTCACACCGGAGGGCATCCAGCTCGAGGATGTGTCCGTTCAGGGGGCTCGCATTCAAGTTTCAGGAACGGTTGCCGCCGGCGGCGCTCCGGGACCGCTGGAGCGGATCAATGCTCTGGTGCTCACTCTTGGGGCTTTGCCGATCTCTCGCCCTGGAGGGGTAGATGTGGTGAAAGTGACCCGGGATGACGAACAGCCGTCGGTCAGCTTCAGTCTCGACTGGGCTCTGGATGCGCAACGCAGCCCTTCGATCCAGCAACTGCAGCAGTTGGGGGCCTCGGGCTTGGTTCAGCGCTATCGCCTGCTGGAACGCCAGGGAGTGGCGCCATGA
- a CDS encoding type II secretion system protein GspD, which translates to MLVAGLSAGDLGLLHGITQGGSAVAMAQGMLSLQIRRTQDAVEVVIDGVGAQPVLQQRLNGQVWEGRLQTQGPRGLREGLQQLSDPQAGLERVALSGSGDQFNLRVTAEGGQLLQAPVVSAAGNSLILQFSGLRVASSRQVGQLDLATPGAVPQSRYAPQLRPRAVAPPLGDMAVGSMVLQNRSFVNVSGPPVTLTLNNAPAKDALMALARLGGYGFVFVADPTASSADSGPNDQDALVSMAFRDESYARALNGVLLASGLQGKLDGRTLLVGPAAASKTFGPQFSKVIRLNQVSAKAAAEYLGNLGATVNFTNTIRVTSGDPASQGTAEISNRTSQESSTITTAESFGASVGPLRGLVITTDSRLQAITLVGDSGLVRIAEGYLRQVDLRQRQVALSVKILDIALDNDSSIANSFAFRSGNNFIVSDRGELIGVSGSLLPPNEGNFDVIAGEAESGKPQTITATGENAAVAQEVLPPVAPARINPGDYFPENEFLDFLRAKIESNSTKTLASPTLILSESPVELQGGSSDSVSDADRALSSGTIGRDRANESFVTVGTQEIVDYTVRAGQNGAPNSCQPEFQTAGLTFGARVSKIDDNGFVSFALSPSIAAVTRTQVIEGCGPVSILSLRRLDTGSLRVRDGQTLILTGVISENDAQVVRKWPILGDIPLIGQFFRQSAGSRSKRELVVLVTPRIIDDVQGGSFGYGYRPNLPAARQVMSGY; encoded by the coding sequence ATGCTGGTGGCCGGCCTTAGTGCTGGTGATTTGGGTCTGCTGCACGGCATAACCCAGGGCGGCTCCGCAGTCGCGATGGCCCAAGGAATGCTGTCCCTGCAGATCCGTCGCACGCAGGATGCTGTGGAGGTGGTGATCGATGGCGTGGGTGCGCAGCCGGTGCTGCAGCAGCGTCTCAATGGCCAGGTCTGGGAAGGGCGTTTGCAGACCCAGGGCCCAAGGGGGCTTCGAGAAGGTCTTCAACAGTTGTCAGATCCCCAGGCAGGTCTGGAGCGAGTCGCCCTCAGTGGTTCTGGTGATCAATTCAACCTGCGTGTCACTGCCGAAGGTGGTCAGCTTCTTCAAGCTCCTGTTGTGAGCGCTGCCGGGAACTCTTTGATCCTTCAGTTTTCTGGCTTGCGCGTTGCTTCGTCGCGTCAGGTCGGACAGCTCGATCTTGCAACGCCTGGGGCCGTTCCCCAAAGCCGCTACGCCCCACAGCTGCGCCCCAGAGCTGTCGCGCCGCCCCTGGGCGATATGGCGGTCGGTTCGATGGTGTTGCAGAACCGCAGCTTTGTGAATGTCAGTGGCCCCCCCGTGACACTCACACTTAATAACGCGCCTGCGAAGGATGCCCTGATGGCATTGGCGCGTTTGGGGGGGTATGGCTTTGTGTTTGTGGCGGATCCGACTGCGAGTTCTGCGGATTCAGGCCCAAACGATCAGGACGCTTTGGTGTCGATGGCTTTTCGAGATGAAAGCTACGCGCGTGCGCTGAATGGTGTTCTGCTGGCTTCGGGGCTGCAGGGCAAGCTTGATGGACGCACATTGTTGGTGGGCCCTGCTGCAGCTTCCAAAACGTTTGGGCCTCAGTTTTCGAAGGTCATTCGACTCAACCAAGTCAGCGCAAAAGCAGCTGCTGAGTATCTTGGGAATCTTGGTGCTACTGTTAATTTTACGAATACGATCCGAGTGACTTCTGGGGATCCCGCTTCGCAAGGCACCGCTGAGATTAGTAATCGAACATCGCAGGAAAGTTCAACGATTACTACTGCTGAATCTTTCGGCGCTTCGGTTGGTCCCTTGCGGGGGCTTGTGATTACTACAGATTCCAGGTTGCAAGCAATTACTCTTGTGGGTGATTCTGGATTGGTCAGAATTGCGGAGGGTTATTTGCGTCAAGTGGATCTCCGTCAGAGGCAAGTGGCTCTTTCGGTGAAGATTTTGGATATCGCGCTCGATAATGACTCTTCTATCGCCAATAGTTTTGCTTTTAGGAGTGGCAATAACTTTATTGTTAGTGATCGTGGGGAGCTCATCGGTGTGTCGGGTTCTTTGCTGCCTCCAAATGAAGGTAATTTTGATGTGATCGCGGGGGAGGCTGAAAGTGGAAAGCCTCAAACAATCACGGCGACTGGTGAGAATGCTGCTGTTGCTCAGGAAGTTTTGCCTCCTGTCGCTCCTGCAAGAATTAACCCAGGTGATTATTTCCCTGAGAATGAATTTCTGGATTTTTTGAGGGCCAAGATTGAGTCGAACAGTACAAAGACACTGGCGTCTCCAACGCTCATTCTTTCCGAGTCACCAGTAGAGCTGCAGGGCGGTTCGTCTGACAGCGTTTCGGATGCTGATCGGGCTTTGTCAAGCGGAACGATTGGACGAGATAGGGCCAATGAGTCTTTTGTGACTGTTGGTACTCAGGAAATTGTTGATTACACTGTGCGTGCGGGTCAAAATGGAGCTCCTAATTCTTGCCAGCCTGAATTTCAAACAGCAGGGCTGACATTCGGCGCAAGAGTTTCGAAGATTGATGATAATGGATTCGTTAGTTTTGCTCTTTCTCCATCGATTGCTGCGGTGACGCGTACGCAGGTAATTGAGGGTTGTGGCCCTGTCAGCATCCTCAGTCTCCGACGTCTTGATACAGGCTCGTTAAGGGTTAGAGACGGTCAGACGTTGATTCTTACGGGTGTGATCTCAGAAAACGATGCTCAAGTTGTCAGAAAGTGGCCGATTTTGGGTGATATCCCGCTCATTGGCCAGTTCTTCAGGCAGAGCGCTGGAAGTAGATCAAAAAGGGAGTTGGTCGTCTTAGTTACGCCTCGAATTATCGATGATGTTCAAGGTGGGAGCTTTGGTTATGGATATCGTCCAAATCTTCCAGCGGCTCGACAGGTGATGAGTGGCTACTGA
- the rplJ gene encoding 50S ribosomal protein L10, producing the protein MGRTLESKQQIVEELKQLLGEAEMALVLDYQGLSIKEMSDLRTRLQSSNGVCKVTKNTLMRRAIDGDSAWSNLDSLLSGTNAFVLVKGDVGGAVKAVQAFQKETKKSETKGGLFEGKLLSQDEIKAIGDLPTKEVLMAQIAGSINAVATKVAVGINEVPSGLARALKQHAESGES; encoded by the coding sequence ATGGGCCGCACTCTGGAGAGCAAGCAACAGATCGTCGAAGAGCTCAAGCAGCTCCTCGGTGAGGCCGAAATGGCACTGGTCCTGGATTACCAGGGTCTTTCCATCAAGGAAATGTCTGATCTGCGGACACGTCTGCAGTCCAGCAACGGCGTTTGCAAGGTGACCAAAAACACCTTGATGCGTCGTGCCATCGATGGTGACAGTGCTTGGTCCAACCTCGATTCTCTTCTGAGCGGAACCAACGCCTTCGTCCTGGTTAAGGGCGATGTCGGCGGCGCCGTGAAGGCTGTTCAGGCCTTCCAGAAGGAAACCAAGAAGTCCGAAACCAAGGGCGGCCTCTTTGAAGGCAAGCTCCTGTCTCAGGACGAGATCAAAGCCATCGGTGACCTTCCCACCAAGGAAGTGCTCATGGCCCAGATCGCCGGTTCCATCAATGCCGTCGCCACCAAGGTGGCTGTGGGCATCAACGAGGTTCCCTCCGGTCTTGCTCGGGCGCTCAAACAGCACGCCGAATCCGGCGAAAGCTGA
- a CDS encoding quinone-dependent dihydroorotate dehydrogenase, with protein sequence MAEPSASAVMSTAGFYRRWLGPVLAKDEGVDAEQLSRAALQALAQLSLRRQWPGLSGVLDGVGAELQRRDLRLEQVLFGCRFSNPVGLAAGFDKNGVAAGVWDRFGFGFAEVGTVTWHAQPGNPRPRLFRLADERAALNRMGFNNNGAEVMLRTLERQALPPRGQRPAVLGINLGKSKVTPLELAPDDYASSLELLAPLADYAVINVSSPNTPGLRDLQDATQLRRLVERLRRLPGCPPLLVKIAPDLEDDAIDGIARLAYEEGLAGVIAVNTSLDRLGLERRVISQTGRTLREEAGGLSGDPLRQRALEVLRRLRATAGPALPLVGVGGISTPEAAWERIAAGASLVQLYTGWIFEGPDLVPRVLEGLLEQLDRHGFRNIREAVGSGAPWQ encoded by the coding sequence ATGGCTGAGCCGTCAGCCTCCGCGGTCATGAGCACCGCAGGTTTTTATCGGCGCTGGCTTGGTCCCGTGCTGGCCAAGGATGAAGGTGTGGATGCCGAGCAGCTCAGCCGTGCAGCGCTGCAGGCCCTCGCTCAGCTCAGTCTTCGCCGGCAGTGGCCTGGGCTGTCGGGTGTCTTGGATGGTGTTGGTGCGGAGCTCCAACGCCGTGATCTGCGTCTTGAGCAGGTGCTGTTCGGTTGTCGCTTCAGCAATCCCGTCGGTTTGGCCGCCGGATTTGACAAGAACGGTGTTGCAGCGGGGGTCTGGGATCGTTTCGGATTTGGCTTTGCTGAGGTGGGCACCGTCACCTGGCATGCCCAGCCCGGCAATCCGCGGCCGCGGCTATTCCGCCTGGCCGATGAGCGGGCGGCGCTCAACCGGATGGGCTTCAACAACAACGGTGCGGAAGTGATGCTTCGCACGTTGGAGCGTCAGGCGCTGCCGCCGCGCGGCCAGCGGCCAGCGGTGCTCGGCATCAATCTGGGCAAATCCAAAGTCACGCCGCTGGAGCTGGCGCCCGATGACTACGCCTCATCGCTGGAGCTGCTGGCTCCCCTGGCCGACTATGCGGTGATCAATGTCAGTTCACCGAACACCCCGGGGCTTCGGGATCTGCAGGACGCCACCCAGCTACGCCGCTTGGTGGAACGGTTGCGCCGGCTGCCGGGCTGCCCTCCGCTGTTGGTGAAAATCGCGCCGGATCTGGAAGATGACGCGATCGATGGCATCGCGCGCTTGGCCTATGAGGAAGGCTTGGCCGGCGTGATCGCCGTGAATACCAGCCTTGATCGCCTTGGGCTGGAGCGTCGGGTGATCAGCCAGACCGGGCGAACCCTGCGCGAAGAGGCGGGTGGTCTCAGTGGTGATCCACTCCGGCAACGGGCCCTCGAGGTGTTGCGGCGCCTGCGTGCTACTGCCGGGCCTGCCTTGCCCCTGGTGGGTGTCGGTGGAATCAGCACGCCGGAGGCCGCCTGGGAGCGGATCGCTGCGGGTGCATCTCTGGTACAGCTCTACACCGGCTGGATCTTTGAAGGCCCGGATTTGGTGCCGCGGGTGCTGGAAGGTTTGCTGGAGCAGTTGGATCGCCATGGCTTCCGCAACATTCGTGAGGCGGTGGGTAGCGGCGCGCCCTGGCAGTAA